In Gulosibacter molinativorax, a single window of DNA contains:
- a CDS encoding L-threonylcarbamoyladenylate synthase has translation MAEIYSLSAPSELLAGMREAQRALGLGELVVIPTDTVYGIAADAFKPSAVAALLEAKGRTRQSPPPVLVGSVATIDALASEVPDVIRTLLAEYAPGPLTVILPVQPSLNWDLGETNGTVALRVPNHPLTLELLQSTGPLAVSSANKHGQTAPATVQDAVAQLGEDVKIFLDAGEVGGEASTILDATGLTVRDNPIPARIVRHGALSRASIASVLGDLLEPEDAAN, from the coding sequence ATGGCAGAAATCTATTCGTTGTCCGCCCCGAGCGAGTTGCTCGCCGGCATGCGCGAGGCACAGCGGGCGCTCGGCCTCGGCGAGCTCGTGGTCATCCCCACCGACACCGTCTACGGGATCGCCGCCGACGCGTTCAAGCCGTCAGCGGTGGCGGCGCTCCTCGAGGCCAAGGGCCGAACCCGCCAGTCGCCGCCGCCCGTACTCGTCGGAAGCGTAGCAACCATCGATGCGCTGGCCTCCGAGGTGCCGGACGTGATTCGCACCCTACTTGCCGAATACGCTCCCGGCCCGCTTACGGTCATCCTTCCGGTCCAGCCGAGCCTGAACTGGGACCTCGGGGAGACCAACGGAACGGTCGCACTTCGCGTCCCCAACCATCCGCTCACCCTCGAGTTGTTGCAATCCACCGGGCCGCTCGCCGTCTCGAGCGCCAACAAGCACGGGCAGACGGCTCCGGCGACGGTTCAGGATGCGGTTGCCCAGCTCGGCGAGGACGTGAAGATTTTCCTGGACGCCGGTGAAGTTGGTGGAGAGGCCTCGACGATCTTGGACGCCACGGGGCTCACGGTTCGGGACAACCCGATTCCGGCGCGCATCGTACGGCATGGCGCGCTGTCACGCGCGTCGATCGCGAGCGTGCTCGGTGACCTGCTCGAACCCGAGGATGCGGCGAACTAG
- a CDS encoding F0F1 ATP synthase subunit delta: MRSATKHALAAVKREIDTLTQVDTDSVNNLFGAVDVLAESKPLASALVERGVPPESKRSLVERVFGSQLGGPATRVLATVVAQNWESAEELVQVTQEAAIRALAQATGNHEQLGSELNAFLDTVLSNGELELSLGTRLQAPETKVALVNRLFGQRLSADTIRILTSLFTNSGGRRTRRLVSWARDVVADQANRQVAVVTVARGLNDAQLDRLKAGLAARFGREVAVNQVIDPAVIGGMRIEFGDVVIDDTAAARLHDLRLQLA; encoded by the coding sequence ATGCGTAGCGCGACAAAGCACGCACTCGCCGCGGTAAAGCGCGAGATCGACACGCTGACCCAGGTTGACACCGACTCGGTGAACAACCTGTTCGGTGCGGTTGATGTCCTCGCCGAATCGAAGCCCCTGGCGTCCGCGCTTGTTGAGCGGGGGGTTCCTCCCGAGTCGAAGCGCTCTTTGGTCGAGCGCGTGTTTGGTTCGCAGCTTGGTGGCCCAGCCACCCGGGTACTTGCAACGGTCGTTGCACAGAATTGGGAATCGGCCGAAGAGCTGGTTCAGGTCACCCAAGAAGCTGCGATCCGCGCGCTCGCGCAGGCCACCGGCAACCACGAACAGCTCGGTTCCGAGCTGAACGCCTTCCTTGACACCGTGCTGTCGAACGGGGAACTCGAGCTCTCGCTCGGCACCCGTCTGCAGGCTCCGGAAACCAAGGTTGCGCTGGTGAACCGCCTCTTCGGACAGCGCCTGAGCGCTGACACGATCCGCATCCTCACCTCGCTGTTCACCAATTCCGGCGGCCGTCGTACGCGCCGCCTCGTGTCTTGGGCACGCGATGTGGTCGCCGATCAGGCGAACCGACAGGTTGCTGTGGTCACCGTTGCCCGTGGACTGAACGACGCACAGCTGGATCGCCTCAAGGCTGGTCTCGCCGCACGCTTCGGTCGCGAGGTTGCGGTAAACCAGGTCATCGATCCGGCCGTTATCGGCGGAATGCGTATCGAATTCGGTGACGTCGTGATCGACGACACCGCGGCGGCTCGCCTCCACGACCTTCGCCTGCAGCTCGCCTAG
- the prmC gene encoding peptide chain release factor N(5)-glutamine methyltransferase, which translates to MTQVRSQVRDELANSGFENPNREADLLLSAILRRSLGDIELDHLLGKELASEDINRVLRAARRRARREPLQYLAGTASCYGLDFNVGPGVFVPRPETELLIDFGLAFLKSFGSPSPVVADLGSGSGAIAASVAVSVPEAEVTAFEASPYALPWLVANLRNLAPEVRVEFGDWHERIHTAPVRQYTAILSNPPYVPARDIPADPEVRLYDPETALYSGVDGLGDIRRIGATAAQLLVPGGLVAVEHTERQGQAVREIFTENGLIEATTERDLNDRDRFTWARRAGRAA; encoded by the coding sequence ATGACGCAGGTGCGGAGCCAGGTTCGCGACGAGCTCGCGAACTCCGGTTTTGAGAACCCGAATCGCGAGGCCGACCTGCTGCTGTCAGCCATACTGCGACGAAGCCTGGGAGATATCGAGCTCGATCATCTCCTCGGCAAGGAGCTGGCGAGCGAGGACATTAACCGCGTCCTGCGGGCCGCTCGTCGCCGCGCGCGACGCGAGCCCCTGCAATATCTCGCGGGGACGGCATCCTGCTACGGACTCGATTTCAATGTGGGCCCCGGGGTGTTCGTGCCGCGACCCGAAACCGAGCTGCTCATCGACTTCGGTCTCGCGTTCCTCAAATCCTTCGGCTCACCGAGCCCGGTCGTCGCAGACCTCGGCTCCGGTTCGGGCGCGATCGCCGCCTCGGTCGCTGTCTCGGTGCCCGAGGCCGAGGTAACGGCATTCGAGGCCTCGCCCTATGCGCTGCCCTGGCTCGTCGCAAATCTCCGTAACCTCGCGCCCGAGGTGCGCGTCGAGTTCGGCGACTGGCACGAACGCATCCACACGGCTCCCGTGCGCCAGTACACCGCGATCCTGTCGAACCCGCCCTATGTGCCGGCGCGCGACATCCCCGCGGACCCCGAGGTTCGCCTCTACGACCCCGAGACCGCCCTGTACTCGGGCGTGGACGGGCTCGGCGACATCCGGCGCATCGGTGCGACCGCGGCGCAACTGCTCGTCCCCGGCGGTCTCGTTGCGGTCGAGCACACCGAGCGCCAGGGGCAGGCGGTGCGCGAAATCTTCACCGAAAATGGCCTCATCGAAGCCACGACTGAACGGGATCTCAATGATCGCGACCGCTTCACGTGGGCACGACGCGCGGGCCGCGCGGCCTAG
- a CDS encoding MraY family glycosyltransferase: MRFLGLIIIIAAAVSFVGCAVVYRLAMRYRWYPPVRARDVHKTPKPRLGGIAMFLGFLVALGVASQISWFDIVFASPTRVLGVIGAAALIVVVGVIDDFVDLDWMVKLAAQIVAGLILAFSGVAITSLPIGGITVASQWMSIAFTVLAVVLVMNAVNFIDGLDGLVAGIAIIGNGVFLVYTFFLTESMQTSRFSLAALISAIVVGICAGFLPWNWNPSKMFMGDGGALLVGLLMATSTIAVTGEVDPSLISKDALFPAFLPLVLPFAVLIVPLLDFSLAVIRRLMAGKSPFSADRKHLHHRLLDMGHTQRRAVLLFYGWAIVIGVGALLTFTVQPMWIAIVFVSIGMIICTVFTVAPLSQRKRLEKQAQRSPYGDDDDQFDPLDRLGLEESDKVRANHPAPVALGKRLRKLTERKKQSTNEEQ, from the coding sequence TTGCGCTTTCTCGGGCTGATCATCATCATCGCGGCAGCCGTCAGTTTTGTTGGTTGCGCGGTGGTCTATCGACTCGCGATGCGCTATCGCTGGTATCCGCCGGTGCGTGCGCGCGACGTGCACAAGACCCCGAAGCCGCGGCTCGGCGGCATCGCGATGTTCCTGGGCTTTCTCGTCGCGCTGGGTGTGGCATCGCAGATTAGCTGGTTCGATATCGTCTTTGCCTCGCCCACTCGAGTGCTCGGCGTCATCGGTGCCGCCGCGCTGATCGTCGTCGTCGGCGTCATTGACGACTTCGTCGACCTCGACTGGATGGTTAAGCTCGCGGCGCAAATCGTGGCCGGGCTCATCCTCGCGTTCTCCGGCGTGGCCATCACCTCGCTGCCAATCGGCGGCATCACCGTCGCATCCCAGTGGATGAGTATCGCGTTTACGGTGCTCGCGGTCGTGCTCGTGATGAACGCCGTCAACTTCATCGACGGGCTCGACGGGCTTGTCGCGGGCATCGCGATCATCGGTAACGGTGTGTTCCTCGTCTATACCTTCTTCCTCACCGAGTCGATGCAGACGAGCCGCTTTTCCCTCGCCGCGCTGATCTCGGCGATCGTCGTCGGCATTTGCGCCGGGTTTTTACCCTGGAACTGGAACCCCTCGAAGATGTTCATGGGTGACGGGGGAGCGCTGCTCGTGGGCCTGCTGATGGCCACCTCCACCATTGCGGTGACAGGTGAGGTCGACCCGAGCCTGATCAGCAAGGATGCGCTTTTCCCCGCCTTCCTCCCTCTGGTGCTGCCATTCGCAGTGCTCATCGTGCCGCTGCTCGACTTCTCACTCGCGGTGATTAGAAGACTCATGGCGGGGAAGTCGCCGTTCTCGGCGGACCGGAAGCACCTGCACCACCGACTCCTCGACATGGGGCACACACAGCGTCGCGCGGTGCTGCTGTTCTACGGTTGGGCGATCGTGATTGGCGTGGGGGCACTCCTCACCTTCACCGTCCAGCCGATGTGGATCGCAATCGTGTTTGTGTCGATCGGCATGATTATCTGTACGGTATTTACGGTCGCGCCGCTGTCACAGCGCAAGCGCCTCGAGAAGCAAGCGCAGCGCTCGCCGTATGGCGACGACGATGACCAGTTCGACCCCCTCGACCGGCTCGGCCTCGAGGAGTCCGACAAGGTCCGCGCAAATCATCCCGCCCCCGTTGCGCTTGGCAAGCGGCTTCGCAAGCTCACGGAGCGGAAAAAGCAATCCACCAATGAGGAGCAGTAA
- a CDS encoding F0F1 ATP synthase subunit B, which produces MSIINDGTAVLAAATDNNNFGWDPSLLFPAVYDIVWSLVVLVVLLLFFWKFVLPQLNKILEERSAKIEGGIEQAAAVQAEADARKEEYVQLLAEARTEAAEIREKARAEGESIKAEKKQETQNELDRMTKTAKDQIEAERQSAIVSLRQEVGSLAIDLASGVVGESLSDDQRSTVYVDRVLSELDQKAGTNR; this is translated from the coding sequence ATGAGCATCATTAACGACGGAACCGCGGTACTCGCCGCGGCAACCGACAACAACAACTTTGGCTGGGACCCCAGCCTGCTTTTCCCCGCGGTGTACGACATCGTGTGGTCGCTTGTTGTGCTAGTGGTGCTCCTGCTGTTCTTCTGGAAGTTCGTCCTTCCGCAGCTGAACAAGATCCTTGAAGAGCGCTCCGCCAAGATTGAAGGCGGCATCGAGCAGGCAGCGGCCGTTCAGGCCGAGGCTGACGCGCGCAAGGAAGAATACGTTCAGCTGCTGGCTGAGGCCCGCACTGAAGCTGCAGAGATTCGCGAAAAGGCACGCGCCGAGGGCGAATCGATTAAGGCAGAGAAGAAGCAGGAGACCCAGAACGAGCTTGACCGCATGACGAAGACCGCCAAGGACCAGATCGAGGCGGAGCGCCAGTCGGCAATCGTCTCGCTGCGCCAGGAAGTCGGCTCGCTTGCGATCGATCTTGCTTCGGGCGTCGTGGGCGAAAGCCTCTCCGACGACCAGCGATCCACCGTGTACGTTGACCGCGTCCTGTCCGAACTCGACCAGAAGGCGGGGACGAACCGATAA
- the atpB gene encoding F0F1 ATP synthase subunit A — MTGIAVTAGGEFHAPNVDEEFFPPALLFDGTPFEINRIILVRLIAVAVLMLIFWLALRKPKVVPGKLQSLVEMGVGFVRDGIVYDMLGERIGKKYLPYILVLFFGVLFMNLTGITPFLNISGNAIIGMPIVLALTTYVVFIYAGIREVGGWKFLKNALFPSGVPWVMYILLTPIEFVNTFVVRPVSLALRLFLNLMVGHLLLVLAFSATWFFFGLLNVWSAMGIITLAGGFFMTLIELLVAILQAYVFALLTTSYIQLSVSEEH; from the coding sequence ATGACGGGTATCGCGGTCACCGCCGGTGGCGAGTTCCACGCACCGAATGTGGATGAGGAGTTCTTCCCTCCCGCGCTTTTGTTTGACGGCACTCCTTTTGAGATCAACCGAATCATCTTGGTACGTCTCATCGCCGTCGCAGTGCTGATGCTCATTTTCTGGCTCGCACTCCGCAAGCCGAAGGTGGTGCCAGGCAAACTGCAGTCGCTCGTAGAAATGGGCGTCGGCTTCGTGCGTGACGGCATCGTCTACGACATGCTCGGTGAGCGGATCGGTAAGAAGTACTTGCCGTACATCCTCGTGCTGTTCTTCGGCGTGCTGTTCATGAACCTCACCGGCATCACACCGTTCCTGAACATCTCGGGTAACGCGATCATCGGTATGCCGATCGTGTTGGCACTTACGACGTACGTCGTGTTTATCTACGCGGGTATTCGCGAAGTCGGCGGTTGGAAGTTCCTCAAGAACGCTCTCTTCCCGTCGGGTGTGCCATGGGTGATGTACATCCTGCTTACGCCGATCGAGTTCGTGAACACCTTCGTCGTTCGACCAGTTTCGCTGGCCCTCCGACTCTTCCTGAACTTGATGGTCGGCCACCTTCTGCTGGTTCTCGCGTTCTCCGCGACCTGGTTCTTCTTCGGACTGCTCAACGTCTGGAGCGCCATGGGCATCATCACCCTCGCGGGTGGTTTCTTCATGACGCTGATTGAGCTTCTTGTTGCGATCCTGCAGGCGTACGTGTTCGCACTCCTCACGACCAGCTACATCCAGCTTTCTGTTTCAGAAGAACACTAG
- a CDS encoding F0F1 ATP synthase subunit epsilon has translation MSNAESLGVPMLNVNVVSATEQVWEGKAKEVIAATTEGSIGIRPGHTPVLATLAVGEVRVITAEGKTISAKAENGFLSVSNDLVTVIAGEAAVTE, from the coding sequence GTGTCGAACGCAGAGAGTCTCGGTGTACCAATGCTCAACGTGAACGTCGTTTCGGCTACGGAACAGGTGTGGGAAGGCAAGGCCAAAGAGGTCATCGCCGCCACGACCGAGGGCTCGATCGGTATCCGCCCCGGCCACACACCGGTTCTCGCGACCCTCGCGGTCGGCGAAGTTCGTGTGATCACCGCTGAAGGCAAGACGATCTCGGCGAAGGCCGAGAACGGCTTCCTCTCGGTCTCGAACGACCTTGTTACCGTCATTGCAGGCGAGGCTGCCGTCACCGAGTGA
- the cysK gene encoding cysteine synthase A → MAEKIYNDVTEVIGGTPLVRLNRINESDANVYAKLEFNNPTASVKDRLAWGVIRAAERSGELQPGGTIVEGTSGNTGIALAAIGAARGYKVVIAMPETMSLERRALMKAFGAELVLTPGPEGMRGAVQKAQEIQASTENSILASQFENQANVEIHRETTAEEVWNDTDGKVDIFVAGIGTGGTVTGVGQVLKERKPEVKIIAVEPADSPLLTEGRAAGHKIQGLGANFVPEILDQSVIDEIIDVQLDDSLRVSKELTKTEGIFSGISSGANVWAALEVAKRPENAGKNIVVIVADTGERYLSSILFDDIREN, encoded by the coding sequence ATGGCCGAGAAGATCTACAACGATGTCACCGAAGTAATCGGCGGCACCCCGCTCGTACGCCTCAACCGCATCAACGAGTCGGACGCGAATGTGTACGCGAAGCTTGAGTTCAACAACCCCACCGCGAGCGTCAAGGACCGCCTCGCCTGGGGCGTCATCCGCGCAGCGGAACGTTCGGGTGAGCTGCAGCCCGGCGGCACGATCGTCGAGGGCACCTCCGGCAACACCGGCATCGCCCTCGCCGCGATCGGCGCGGCGCGCGGCTACAAGGTCGTCATCGCGATGCCCGAGACGATGTCGCTCGAGCGTCGCGCGCTGATGAAGGCATTCGGTGCCGAGCTCGTCCTCACCCCGGGTCCAGAGGGGATGCGCGGTGCGGTGCAGAAGGCGCAGGAGATCCAGGCGTCAACCGAGAACTCGATCCTCGCGAGCCAGTTCGAGAACCAGGCGAACGTCGAGATCCACCGCGAGACCACCGCAGAAGAGGTCTGGAACGACACCGACGGCAAGGTCGACATCTTCGTTGCCGGCATCGGCACCGGCGGCACCGTTACCGGCGTCGGCCAGGTGCTCAAGGAGCGCAAGCCGGAGGTCAAGATCATTGCGGTGGAGCCTGCCGACTCGCCGCTGCTCACCGAGGGTCGCGCCGCTGGCCACAAGATTCAGGGCCTCGGCGCGAACTTCGTGCCCGAAATCCTCGACCAATCCGTGATCGACGAAATCATCGACGTGCAGCTTGACGACTCGCTGCGCGTGTCGAAGGAGCTCACGAAGACCGAGGGCATCTTCTCGGGCATCTCTTCGGGTGCCAACGTCTGGGCGGCGCTCGAGGTCGCGAAGCGTCCGGAGAACGCCGGCAAGAACATCGTCGTGATTGTTGCCGACACGGGCGAGCGCTACCTCTCGAGCATCCTGTTCGATGACATCCGCGAGAACTAG
- a CDS encoding F0F1 ATP synthase subunit gamma, with the protein MGSQLREYRARIKSAQTMQKVTSAMELIATSRISKARARMEASNPYARAVTQAVSAAATHSASIDHSLLTEPETVRRAAVVIFTSDRGLNGAFSQNVLKEAEELTNLLRGQGKEVVYYLVGRKAVGYFTFRDRAFESEWTGSTEQPVFTTAKEIGTTLVDRFTTPYEEGGVEEIHIIYNRFKNMVVQDATLVRLLPLEVVDGVEEPSDDEILPLYEFEPDPESVLDALLPVYIESRLFNAMLHSAASEQAARQRAMKAASDNAQELVDDYTRLANNARQSEITQQITEIVSGADALAS; encoded by the coding sequence ATGGGATCACAGCTTCGCGAGTATCGCGCGCGCATCAAGTCCGCGCAGACGATGCAGAAGGTAACGAGCGCCATGGAGCTGATTGCAACCTCGCGCATTTCGAAGGCACGCGCGCGGATGGAGGCGTCAAACCCTTACGCCCGCGCCGTGACCCAGGCAGTTTCGGCAGCAGCGACCCACTCGGCGAGCATCGACCACTCGCTCCTCACGGAGCCGGAGACGGTTCGCCGAGCGGCAGTCGTGATTTTCACCAGTGACCGCGGTCTCAACGGTGCGTTCTCGCAGAACGTGCTGAAAGAGGCCGAGGAACTGACGAATCTGCTGCGCGGACAGGGTAAGGAAGTTGTGTATTACCTCGTCGGCCGCAAGGCTGTTGGGTACTTCACCTTCCGTGACCGCGCATTCGAAAGTGAGTGGACCGGCTCGACTGAGCAGCCGGTCTTCACCACCGCGAAGGAAATCGGCACCACGCTCGTGGACCGCTTCACGACTCCCTACGAAGAGGGCGGCGTCGAAGAGATCCACATCATTTACAACCGCTTCAAGAACATGGTGGTACAGGACGCAACGCTCGTTCGTCTGCTGCCACTCGAAGTGGTCGACGGCGTGGAAGAACCCTCGGATGACGAGATTCTTCCGCTCTACGAGTTCGAACCGGATCCGGAGTCGGTGCTTGACGCACTGCTTCCCGTCTACATCGAGTCACGACTCTTCAACGCCATGCTGCACTCGGCGGCCTCTGAGCAGGCCGCGCGACAGCGTGCAATGAAGGCGGCGTCTGACAACGCCCAAGAGCTGGTTGACGACTACACCCGACTGGCGAACAACGCGCGCCAGTCCGAGATCACGCAGCAGATCACTGAAATCGTGAGCGGCGCGGATGCGCTCGCTTCCTAA
- the atpD gene encoding F0F1 ATP synthase subunit beta, which translates to MTTNATFDQQAEAKPAGVGRIARVTGPVVDIEFPHDAMPGIYNALTTDVSMGDESFELTLEVAQHLGDDLVRAIAMKPTDGLVRGQEVRDSGAPISVPVGDVTKGKVFDVTGKVLNESMLTEPYEITERWPIHREPPAFDQLESKTEMFETGIKVIDLLTPYVQGGKIGLFGGAGVGKTVLIQEMITRVAQDHGGVSVFAGVGERTREGNDLIFEMEESGVLPNTALVFGQMDEPPGTRLRIALTGLTMAEYFRDVQNQDVLLFIDNIFRFTQAGSEVSTLLGRMPSAVGYQPNLADEMGILQERITSTRGHSITSMQAIYVPADDYTDPAPATTFAHLDATTELSRAIASRGLYPAVDPLASTSRILDPQYVGEDHYRVATSVKEILQKNKELQEIIAILGVDELSEEDKITVARARRIQQYLSQNTYTALQFTGVEGSTVPVKDTVEAFDAITKGEFDHIPEQCFFNVGPIDDVLEAYAKLQKELG; encoded by the coding sequence ATGACGACGAACGCGACGTTCGATCAGCAGGCGGAGGCTAAGCCCGCCGGCGTCGGTCGCATCGCGCGTGTCACGGGCCCGGTGGTAGACATCGAGTTCCCGCACGACGCAATGCCCGGCATTTACAACGCACTTACGACTGACGTCTCGATGGGCGACGAAAGCTTCGAGCTCACGCTCGAGGTTGCGCAGCACCTCGGTGACGACCTCGTCCGTGCCATCGCCATGAAGCCCACCGACGGCCTCGTCCGTGGCCAGGAAGTCCGCGACAGCGGGGCACCGATCTCGGTGCCCGTTGGCGACGTGACCAAGGGCAAGGTCTTTGACGTGACCGGCAAGGTGCTCAACGAGTCGATGCTCACGGAGCCCTACGAGATCACTGAGCGCTGGCCCATCCACCGCGAGCCGCCGGCCTTCGACCAGCTTGAGTCGAAGACCGAGATGTTCGAGACCGGTATCAAGGTCATCGACCTCCTCACCCCGTACGTACAGGGTGGAAAGATTGGTCTGTTCGGTGGTGCCGGTGTCGGTAAGACCGTTCTGATCCAGGAAATGATCACCCGTGTGGCTCAGGACCACGGTGGTGTGTCGGTCTTCGCCGGTGTTGGTGAGCGTACCCGTGAGGGCAACGACCTCATCTTCGAAATGGAGGAGTCGGGCGTTCTGCCGAACACCGCCCTTGTATTCGGCCAGATGGACGAGCCGCCGGGGACGCGTCTGCGCATCGCGCTGACCGGCCTCACCATGGCTGAGTACTTCCGCGACGTGCAGAACCAGGACGTGCTCCTGTTCATCGACAACATCTTCCGCTTCACGCAGGCAGGTTCGGAGGTGTCGACCCTCCTCGGTCGTATGCCTTCGGCCGTGGGTTACCAGCCGAACCTCGCGGATGAGATGGGCATCCTCCAGGAGCGCATCACCTCGACCCGTGGTCACTCGATTACGTCGATGCAGGCGATTTACGTCCCTGCTGACGACTACACCGACCCGGCCCCGGCGACGACCTTCGCGCACCTCGACGCAACCACCGAGCTGTCGCGTGCGATCGCTTCGCGTGGTCTGTACCCGGCAGTGGACCCGCTCGCTTCGACGAGCCGCATCCTCGACCCGCAGTACGTCGGTGAGGACCACTACCGCGTTGCGACGTCGGTGAAGGAAATCCTGCAGAAGAACAAGGAACTCCAGGAGATCATCGCGATCCTTGGTGTTGACGAGCTCTCGGAAGAGGACAAGATCACGGTTGCTCGCGCACGCCGTATCCAGCAGTACCTCTCGCAGAACACCTACACCGCGCTGCAGTTCACCGGTGTTGAGGGTTCGACCGTGCCCGTCAAGGACACCGTCGAGGCATTCGACGCGATCACCAAGGGTGAGTTCGACCACATTCCGGAGCAGTGCTTCTTCAACGTCGGCCCGATCGACGACGTGCTTGAGGCATACGCGAAGCTCCAGAAGGAACTCGGTTAG
- the atpA gene encoding F0F1 ATP synthase subunit alpha: protein MSELTINPDEIRDALSSFASSYRPQGASATEVGTVVSAADGIARIEGLPSTMANELIKFEDGTLGLAQNLDEDEIGAIVLGPFAGIVEGMTVTRTGEVLSVPVGEGYLGRVVNPLGEPIDGLGEITGIEGRRALELQAPGVMDRKSVHEPMETGIKAIDAMIPVGRGQRQLIIGDRQTGKTSIAIDTIINQKANWESGDVSKQVRCIYVAIGQKGSTVAAVRGALEEAGALEYTTIVASPASDPAGFKYLSAYTGSAIGQHWMYGGKHVLIVFDDLSKQAEAYRAVSLLLRRPPGREAYPGDVFYLHSRLLERCAKLSDGLGSGSMTGLPIIETKANDVSAYIPTNVISITDGQIFLQSDLFNANQRPAVDVGISVSRVGGSAQQKHIKKVSGTLKLELAQYRDLAAFSMFASDLDAATKRQLERGARLTELLRQKNYNPFPIEKQVVSIWAGTNGKIDNVPVSDVLRYEAELHDYLARNTTVLDDLRTSGKLEPEVLQAMESSIDEFSKTFQLSDGKSLYSVGREEFDSTAEEDVEQEQIVRGKRH from the coding sequence ATGTCAGAACTTACGATCAATCCGGACGAGATTCGGGATGCTCTTTCGAGCTTCGCGAGCTCGTACCGTCCGCAGGGTGCGTCGGCCACCGAAGTCGGTACGGTAGTTAGCGCCGCCGACGGCATCGCACGTATCGAGGGCCTTCCCTCGACCATGGCCAACGAGCTCATCAAGTTCGAGGACGGCACGCTCGGCCTCGCACAGAACCTCGACGAAGACGAGATCGGTGCAATCGTCCTCGGCCCGTTCGCGGGCATCGTTGAGGGTATGACCGTCACCCGTACGGGCGAGGTCCTCTCGGTTCCGGTCGGCGAGGGCTACCTCGGCCGCGTCGTGAACCCCCTCGGTGAGCCCATCGACGGCCTCGGCGAGATTACCGGCATCGAAGGCCGTCGTGCCCTCGAGCTGCAGGCTCCCGGTGTTATGGACCGTAAGTCGGTCCACGAGCCGATGGAAACCGGCATCAAAGCAATCGACGCGATGATCCCCGTTGGCCGTGGCCAGCGTCAGCTCATCATCGGTGACCGCCAGACCGGTAAAACCTCGATCGCGATCGACACGATCATCAACCAGAAGGCCAACTGGGAGTCGGGTGACGTCTCGAAGCAGGTTCGCTGCATCTACGTCGCTATCGGCCAGAAGGGCTCGACCGTCGCTGCGGTTCGCGGCGCACTGGAAGAGGCGGGCGCACTCGAGTACACCACCATTGTGGCCTCGCCCGCATCCGACCCTGCCGGCTTCAAGTACCTCTCGGCATACACCGGTTCGGCCATCGGCCAGCACTGGATGTATGGCGGCAAGCACGTCCTCATCGTCTTCGACGACCTCTCGAAGCAGGCCGAGGCGTACCGTGCCGTTTCGCTGCTCCTGCGTCGCCCGCCGGGCCGTGAGGCATACCCCGGTGACGTCTTCTACCTCCACTCGCGTCTGCTCGAGCGCTGTGCAAAGCTCTCGGACGGCCTCGGCAGCGGGTCGATGACCGGTCTTCCGATCATCGAGACCAAGGCGAACGACGTTTCGGCATACATCCCCACCAACGTGATCTCGATCACCGACGGCCAGATCTTCCTCCAGTCGGACCTGTTCAACGCCAACCAGCGCCCAGCTGTTGACGTTGGTATCTCGGTCTCGCGTGTTGGTGGTTCGGCACAGCAGAAGCACATCAAGAAGGTCTCCGGTACCCTCAAGCTCGAGCTCGCGCAGTACCGCGACCTCGCAGCGTTCTCGATGTTCGCCTCGGACCTCGACGCCGCGACCAAGCGCCAGCTTGAGCGTGGTGCTCGCCTGACCGAGCTGCTCCGCCAGAAGAACTACAACCCGTTCCCGATCGAGAAGCAGGTTGTTTCGATCTGGGCCGGTACCAACGGCAAGATCGACAACGTTCCCGTCTCCGACGTGCTGCGCTACGAAGCAGAGCTCCACGACTACCTCGCCCGGAACACGACCGTCCTCGACGACCTCCGCACCAGCGGCAAGCTCGAGCCGGAAGTCCTCCAGGCGATGGAATCCAGCATCGACGAGTTCTCGAAGACCTTCCAGCTGTCTGACGGCAAGTCCCTCTACTCGGTCGGTCGCGAAGAGTTTGACTCGACTGCTGAAGAAGACGTCGAGCAGGAGCAGATCGTCCGCGGAAAGCGCCACTAG
- the atpE gene encoding ATP synthase F0 subunit C — MDTTTIAEVTGNIATIGYGLAAIGPGIGIGIVAGKTVEGMARQPEMAGRLQTTMFLGIAFTEVLAFIGIATPFIFG, encoded by the coding sequence GTGGACACCACCACGATCGCCGAAGTTACCGGCAACATCGCAACCATCGGTTACGGCCTCGCTGCAATTGGCCCCGGCATCGGCATCGGTATCGTTGCTGGCAAGACCGTAGAAGGTATGGCACGTCAGCCCGAGATGGCCGGTCGCCTCCAGACCACGATGTTCCTTGGTATTGCATTCACCGAGGTGCTCGCGTTCATTGGTATCGCGACCCCGTTCATCTTCGGCTAG